DNA from Quercus lobata isolate SW786 chromosome 1, ValleyOak3.0 Primary Assembly, whole genome shotgun sequence:
ttctcctcggacgtggtcGAATTTTCCATACGAGACCCAAGGCCTATTGTATGATCttgggcctttgcccctacacaaactttttcaaatcttattttttccatctacaatccaaaacaccgaAAAATGTAacttagaaaattaataaaacttaacaatgattaatttgaccaattaggaaaaaaatttgttgtaatttcatccacccaaaacatattatcaaataaacaattattagcaaaatctaagaattaaaattctatatatgcattgtcataaaataataataataattaaaataaaattgtaaaaactaaaatttgccACCCATccgattattttcgtttggttaacctttacttttttctaaataaatggcattatagtgtatttctaatacaactattaagagtactttgtccaccacaaaggattaaagaataaacaaaaattagtaaagtcttatagtttaacatctaagtTGAGCActttaaaaaatcatgctatgtaatagaagaaatatcaatttacaatagataccaaattatccaaatcatgctatgtaatagaataatattatatttttatataccatattaaaaaaaaaaaaaatactactttcGTGTTCgtatgttctaataagtatcattgtttcctaaaaaaaaaaagaacaaaaaataaaataaaaaataaaaaataaaaaacaaaactaaatcacattaACCCAAAGtaaagttttaaagaatataaaaaattatcaacctaaagcagatatgcaagaaaaataaaaaaaataccaaaaatttgagagagagagagagaacctttttgttgtgagggaaaattatgcatagaatgaaagatatagtgacaaatttatagtaagaatgtgtgaataagaaaatataaaaataaaggaagatgaagggaaagaggaagagtgatattaatTTCGTGTtcgtgtgttctaataagtaatAAGTATCACTGtttcctaaataaataaataaaagaacaaaaaaaattagaaaacaaaactaaatcgcattaaccaaaagtaaagttttaaataatataaaaaattatcaacctaaagcagatatgcaagaaaaataaaaaaaaaaatcaccaaaaatttgagagagataGAATCTTTTtgttgtgagggaaaactatgcatagaatgaaaGAGATGgcgacaaatttatagtaagaatgtgtgaataagaaaagacaaaaataaaggaagatgaagggaaagaggaagagtgatattaatttagagggtagtggggagatgaaaaggtaaggaagGGAGAAAAGTTGGAGAAGTAGTAGGGAGAAGAAAAGGTAAGGGtgggagaaaggttggagaagtgtaaatattaaaaaaataaatgttaacaacaattataggaaaattgaaaaaaaaaaaaaaaaaaaaagataatgacatgGATGCTAATGTGGCTTAACTAGAgcatagtaataataaatgctacgtttcagcttttgtaatataatgtataattttttttcgctaaaattaaaaataagagagagagagagagagagagagagagaggggaggtatatatttttatcacaaAACAAATACACTTAAATCTTTAttatatgtttctcaaaaaaaaaaatttattatatagttttatacCAAATCAAATTGtcaattcaaaaccaaataataCACAATTCTTAAGATGATCATTAAAGTGGTTATAATATCTCAATATATAACAAGAACACTGTTACTTCAGGAAAAGTTCCCCTCAATGGGTGGTGGATCTTTGATCTTTCCCACTCCGATGCTAATTTCATCCTTCCATTTGGATGATAGGAATGTGTATTGTTTAAGTTGTTATATGTTACTAACAGCTCAAATAACAAGGAGCTATAGATTGCCATTCTTTACGATATAAATCCACATGTTGACCTACGTGTCTAACAAAAAGTTTctatctttatatatgtttgagTTGTTTTATGTTTCTAATGTGTGTcacttgtttctcaaaaaaaaaaatttgcgtGTCACTTATTTCGAGTATAAATAGAGCCTCACGTGTGCTACTGTTTTTCCACCGTTCAAGCTTTGCTTGtgattcttttctctctttttttctttttcttttttgggtttgagtttgcACTTGGGTTTGAGTGTTTTAGATTATGTTCCACTTTCTTTTACTAAATTTGGGTGCTTTGTGTTCTGGGTTTTCAATATAAGTActactttttattcttttcatttgaaCTGAAATTCATACTGTTTTAGCAGTTTTTGATCTTTGTTCATACTGAATTCTTGCATGTTCAAGGCTTTTGCGTTCTGGGATTTTAAGAAATATGGAAGGCTTTTTGTTCTTTAAAACGTTAGTCATTTTTGCTGTCCTTGGTTTATGTCGTTATGCCATGGCCAAGGAATGCACAAACATTCTTACTAATGAATCAAGAAACACACTTCAATTCACTCTCTCGAATTTCAAGAGGATTGATATCAACTATACGATGACTGACAATTCCGCCAATAAACGGACTTGGGAAATAATgtatcaaaaaatgaaaaaacgaCCTGTTTTTAATGTGTCCAGTGATTTGCTCCAGGAAATGTCATTGCATGATGTAAGATTGGATCCAAACTCAATACATTGGCAAGCACAGCAAACGAATTTGGAGTACCTATTGATGTTGGATGTGGATAGTTTGGTTTGGAGCTATAGGAAGATAGCCGGTTTGCCAACACCTGGGAAGCCATATGGGGGGTGGGAATCCCCAGATAATGAAGCTCggggtcattttgtaggttggTTTTAAACTTGTTATTATGACTTTTGCACCATACATGTCACAAATTTCtacttatatttttattttttgaacccAAGATAGTAACTTTCATCTGTACTTAACTGAAAGTAGGTTCCGTTTGAGCTAGAGttaattagcttttttttttctttattgggtGAAATCTGGCACATTGGTTCACATTATTCAGATGCTTAAAAAGGGTAACTAGAGATATGATCCAATGTACGGTCGAGTAGCATGAAAAGATCCACATGCCTCTTTTAAAGAAATTCTAATATCTTACATTTAATCTTTCATGTTTACAATGAACAACTAGTTTTTGCTATCTTGAAGGGCATTATTTGAGTGCAACAGCACAAATGTGGGCTAGCACTCACAATGACACTGTTAGACAGAGAATGTCAGCAGTAGTGTCTGCTTTATCTGCCTGCCAGGAGAAAATCGGCACTGGATATCTTTCTGCATTTCCAACTGACTTTTTTGATCGTGTTGAAGATATAAAACCACTATGGGGGGCTCCTTATTACACAATTCACAAGGTAGAATCTACTTCTGTTGCTTTACAAGATGGAAACTAATTATTTGGCCTTTAAAAAGTTACAACTAGCTTTCAATCTTCTCTACTTTGACAGATCTTGGCAGGCTTACTTGATCAACATACACTTGCTGATAATGATCAAGCTTTAAAAATGGTGACATGGATGGTTGACTATTTTTACAACCGTGTTCAGAATGTGGTAACACGGTTCAGTTTAGAAAGGCACTATCTATCACTTAATACAGAATCTGGTGGCATGAATGATGTTCTTTACAGGTTATATACCATTACGGTAGGTAAATTCATCTGTGTATTAGCTCCTCTAATAGAtacttcaaatttaattttttgatattatttctGTACTTGGTTGAGATATGTATCAGGAGAAATAAAAGATTGTCAGTCTAACTGGTTATTATTTGAATTTGCCATTGTTACAGAACTTGTGCTTTGGATATTTATGGTATGACAGCACCCTGCAAGAAATGTTTTCTTCAATGAAAATGACCTTATTTGTGTTCCACTAGTCAATATTCAGTATCTTATTTCATTATCTAATAACCACTAAAGAAAAGAATAACATTTGAAATGTTTCCATAGTTCTATCAGAAGTTTGCCTAATATGATATGAATTAAGGAAActgtaattttctttatttgattggaTTTCCATTAGTTTCTTGCTGGTGGCATGTTGTTTCTGTAGCTTTCATAGTACTTAAGTCATTCTCTAATATAAGCCTTTCATTCTATTATGCGCAGAACGATCcaaagcatttatttttggctCATCTATTTGATAAACCCTGCTTTCTAGGACCACTTGCATTACAGGTAATCCTTATTTTCTGTTGGCTAAGTTTGGAGCATTATGTCATTAAACAAACTTCCAGCAATAAATTGTGACATCTTTACCTTAGAGAATGCTGTCTCCACtgcaaatataaaaaattctgaAACAGTTATCTTTAGGTTCAAAGTAGATATGAGTGGCACTGTCTTCTAATGATACAATTGCTTCACCTTTTTGTAGAAGGTTTCTGGAATAAATAACCTGTTCGTTTATAATAAGCTCTATCAGTAGTCTTCCAGATTGCATATGTGTGTGCATGCACACTTTGGTTCCCTTCAGGCATACATGTTTCCACTTGTGGATCCATTAAATTCCTATCTTGAAAATCAAAgcttttgaaaagaaatttcattCAAAGCATTTGAAAGTGAGAGTAAAACCAACTATGTTTTGTAAAGAATACTATTTATTGAAGTAGGAAGTGATATTTGTGTCACCAAGGTTTGAAGTCAAGGGCTTTAAGGAAGTGAAGATGTGAACTGAAATGTGTTGTTTAAAGGTTGTAATGGGAGATGACCTCTTCTTGTGTTCTTTTTCAATTGTGCAattatgatgttttttaaaataaataattaaaaagcaacaagaacaacaacgaccaagccttagtcccaagCTGAACAAGATCTTTAGGTTAAAAAATATCCAGTTTAATTCTGGCTGATTTACATTTCACTTCCGTAGCAAAATACGTCCTATAATAAATCACATCAGTAGCATTTGTTGTGTCCCATTTTCTGTCTCTATGCTTATGTGGATTCTAAGTGGTAATATTTACTATCtcatcaaaaatagaaatacaaAAGGATGGCAGTTGTTGTATAGATGAATCACTGAATAGTGAATGCATTCTTCTTTTCTCAGAATACCATACAGATTTTATACTTCTCTCGAAGCAACATCTCCTATGCTTATAAGTTCAAATGCCACTCTTCTGACTTTATTCATATTCAAGTTTATTTGTTATTCTAGATTCGAATTTTCAAACTTGCTATTATTTGACGAAAATCCATTCTTTCACTTTTAGGCTGATGAGATATCTGACTTTCATGCCAACACACATATCCCAATTGTTATTGGATCTCAAATGCGGTATGAAGTCACTGGTGATCCACTTTATAAGGTAAACTGCTTTCCCTAAGTTATAAATAATCTCAACCATAGTACTTGACAAAGCCTTTTATAATTTCTACTGTTTACCTCTCCCTTCcccctttttattttggttgcTGCTTTAATGCATGTGGCGCTTCCTGTTTAATTGGCCTTTTCACCTTTCTTGTTGAGACATTTTGACCCTTCACTATTTTGTATTAGCTTTGGTCATTTCATTGGAAATTAAATATGTTTATGGATTTTTCTCAAAAGATTTGTATTGTCATTCAAAATTATGGTGTGCCAGGCAATAGGGATGTTCTTCATGGACATTGTTAACTCTTCACACAGCTATGCAACAGGAGGAACATCATTCTTAGAACATTGGTATtgatattattcaaaatttcgaTTCATCTCCTCTTAGCTGAATCTCCATATGCTACACTGTGTGAATATGAAACCTCATGTGCATCTTTTTAACATATGGACAGGACTGACCCAATGCGAGTGGGAGATATTCTACAAACCGAGAGTGAAGAATCATGCACAACTTATAACATGCTGAAGGTATATTttgtgaagaaaataaaatctctaGGGCGATGATAAAATTCTTTGTTTAGATTGGCATGCATTGGTGACTTTTTGTAGGTCTCTCGCCACCTGTTTACATGGACCAAAGAAGTGGCATATGCAGATTATTATGAGCGTGCATTGACAAATGGTGTTCTAAGCATACAAAGAGGAACAGATCCTGGAGTGATGATTTACATGCTCCCACTAGGTCGTGGATCTTCCAAGGCCAAAAGCTACCATGGATGGGGAACACCATTCGACTCTATGTGGTGCTGCTATGGCACAGGTCTGGGTTTGATTGTCAATTTTTAGCTCATATAGCTTTAGGAAAATGAAAGACcgtcaaattctttcttcacatcaccaaaatcttaattttgttgaatctcatgattttccttttcatattaTGATTGTTCTAATTGAGCAATCTCCTGTTATATCTCTTTTAAGTTCCTTGGATGTTGTAACTTTTTCTGTTTGCTGCTTTTGTAGCAATGGAATCATTCTCAAAGATAGGAGattcaatatattttgaagagaaaggaaaagatcCTGTTCTTTACATTATCCAGTACATATCAAGCTCACTTAATTGGAAATCAGGAAATATTGTGGTCAA
Protein-coding regions in this window:
- the LOC115971426 gene encoding uncharacterized protein LOC115971426, whose product is MTDNSANKRTWEIMYQKMKKRPVFNVSSDLLQEMSLHDVRLDPNSIHWQAQQTNLEYLLMLDVDSLVWSYRKIAGLPTPGKPYGGWESPDNEARGHFVGHYLSATAQMWASTHNDTVRQRMSAVVSALSACQEKIGTGYLSAFPTDFFDRVEDIKPLWGAPYYTIHKILAGLLDQHTLADNDQALKMVTWMVDYFYNRVQNVVTRFSLERHYLSLNTESGGMNDVLYRLYTITNDPKHLFLAHLFDKPCFLGPLALQADEISDFHANTHIPIVIGSQMRYEVTGDPLYKAIGMFFMDIVNSSHSYATGGTSFLEHWTDPMRVGDILQTESEESCTTYNMLKVSRHLFTWTKEVAYADYYERALTNGVLSIQRGTDPGVMIYMLPLGRGSSKAKSYHGWGTPFDSMWCCYGTAMESFSKIGDSIYFEEKGKDPVLYIIQYISSSLNWKSGNIVVNQKVDPVFSTNPYLRVTFTFSSMKGTHKSSTLNLRIPIWTFANNAKALLNAESLTVPAPGNFLSVTRNWGPGDKLTLELPISLRTEDIKDDRPEFASLKAILYGPYLLAGHSEADWNIKTGSAKSISDLITPIPAAYNAYLVSFSQVSGNSTFVLTNPNHYIQESENVVFLANASANSSQVSGNLPSNLTNSDHSITMKILPPPGNSSTVGATFRLILTDSPPPKFSTLKDAIGKSVMLEPYDLPGMVVVHQGINNNLTVATPPARGGSSIFRLVAGLDGRAETVSLESESNKDCFVHNGVNNNSSAIIKLSCKSGSSDVNFNQAASFVMEKGLAEYHPISFVAKAPKRNFLLAPLLSFRDEFYTVYFNIQA